One Niabella beijingensis DNA window includes the following coding sequences:
- a CDS encoding NUDIX domain-containing protein, which translates to MTLTSFNIRVYGILVNDRKQVLVSDERIYFNNREVTKFPGGGLELGEGTRDCIIRECKEEMNVEVAVVDHLYTTDFFQQSAFNDAHQLISIYYIVRPLEPLSFPVNNGQPVYPALITENFRFVDWAHFSADVMTLPIDKIAADLLKERG; encoded by the coding sequence ATGACCTTAACTTCTTTTAATATCCGGGTATACGGTATTTTGGTGAATGACCGGAAACAGGTACTGGTAAGCGATGAACGTATTTATTTCAACAACCGGGAGGTCACCAAGTTCCCCGGCGGAGGACTGGAACTTGGTGAAGGTACGCGCGACTGTATCATACGGGAATGTAAGGAGGAAATGAATGTGGAGGTAGCAGTGGTGGATCATCTGTATACCACCGATTTCTTCCAGCAATCGGCATTTAATGATGCGCACCAGCTGATCTCTATCTATTATATCGTACGTCCGCTGGAACCCCTGTCTTTTCCGGTGAATAACGGCCAGCCCGTCTATCCGGCCCTCATCACGGAAAACTTCCGCTTTGTAGACTGGGCTCACTTCTCGGCCGATGTAATGACCTTGCCGATTGATAAGATTG
- a CDS encoding magnesium transporter CorA family protein: MIKYFKNLDHHIVEISEPENDSWVNVVPPLKQEEFDELSDQLEIPIDFLTDSLDIDERSRYDEDDNVKLIVIKTPTENNSFNESDAYYITIPIVIILTHNHIVTVNSFENAAIKKFLNTFQNRQPDKKNMMVIKIIEKIIQNFMEYLKEINQKRNVIEQKLYDANKNEHLLELMKIQKSLVYFVTALRSNELLLAKIQRTRFLQLTETESELLEDLMVDNSQALEMANIYTNILSSTMDTFASIIANNQNQVLKRLAIATIVLSFPVLIASIFGMNVPSGFEHSPYAFYIVAILSLLLAVILGVLAFRKKILE; this comes from the coding sequence ATGATCAAATACTTTAAAAATCTCGATCACCATATCGTCGAAATTTCCGAGCCGGAAAACGACAGCTGGGTAAATGTAGTTCCACCGCTGAAACAGGAGGAATTTGATGAATTATCCGATCAGCTGGAGATCCCGATCGACTTCCTGACCGACTCGCTGGATATCGATGAGCGCAGCCGTTATGATGAAGACGACAATGTAAAGCTCATTGTTATTAAAACGCCCACCGAAAATAATTCATTCAACGAAAGCGATGCCTATTACATCACCATTCCTATCGTCATTATCCTCACCCACAATCATATCGTTACCGTAAACTCGTTCGAAAACGCCGCCATAAAAAAATTCCTGAACACCTTTCAGAACCGCCAGCCGGACAAAAAGAATATGATGGTGATCAAGATCATAGAAAAGATCATCCAGAACTTTATGGAGTACCTGAAGGAGATCAATCAAAAACGGAATGTGATCGAGCAAAAGCTCTATGATGCCAATAAAAATGAGCACCTGCTGGAACTGATGAAGATCCAGAAGAGCCTGGTATATTTCGTAACCGCCCTGCGCTCCAATGAGCTGTTACTGGCCAAGATACAACGCACCCGGTTCCTTCAGCTTACAGAAACCGAATCGGAGCTTCTGGAAGACCTTATGGTAGACAATTCCCAGGCCCTCGAAATGGCAAATATTTATACCAATATCCTCAGCAGCACGATGGATACCTTTGCCAGTATTATCGCCAATAACCAGAACCAGGTGTTAAAACGACTGGCCATTGCCACCATCGTACTGAGTTTCCCTGTACTGATCGCCAGTATCTTTGGCATGAATGTACCGAGCGGGTTTGAACATTCTCCTTACGCATTTTATATAGTAGCCATCCTTTCGCTGCTGCTGGCCGTGATACTCGGTGTGCTGGCCTTCAGAAAAAAAATACTGGAATGA
- the dapF gene encoding diaminopimelate epimerase produces the protein MNLSFYKYQGTGNDFILVDNREGAYSGLTEAVIKNMCDRRFGIGADGFMLLNEKEGYDFEMVYFNADGREGSMCGNGGRCIVQFAHDRGIKKSTYHFIATDGPHDATIEDGEIALKMKDVDGIREYKTDAILNTGSPHYVQLEPDVMQLDVFKEGRKIRYSRDFSDEGINVNFVQVKEPDTLIVRTYERGVENETYSCGTGVTAAALVFHHNENGFNAVNIETLGGKLTVRYRREPDGSFNSIWLKGPAVQVFEGSISTETL, from the coding sequence ATGAACTTATCTTTTTATAAATACCAGGGTACCGGAAATGATTTTATACTTGTAGACAACCGGGAAGGCGCCTACTCCGGGCTTACCGAGGCGGTGATAAAAAATATGTGCGACCGGCGCTTTGGTATCGGTGCAGACGGTTTTATGCTGCTCAATGAAAAAGAGGGTTATGATTTTGAGATGGTTTATTTCAATGCCGACGGACGGGAAGGTTCCATGTGTGGAAACGGCGGCCGCTGTATCGTACAGTTTGCCCACGACAGGGGCATCAAGAAAAGCACTTATCATTTTATCGCCACGGACGGGCCGCATGATGCAACCATCGAAGATGGCGAGATCGCATTAAAAATGAAAGACGTGGATGGCATCAGGGAGTATAAGACCGACGCTATCCTGAACACAGGATCGCCGCACTATGTACAGCTGGAACCGGATGTGATGCAGCTCGATGTTTTTAAAGAAGGAAGAAAAATAAGGTATAGCAGGGATTTCTCCGACGAAGGTATCAATGTCAATTTTGTTCAGGTAAAGGAACCAGACACCCTGATCGTACGTACCTATGAACGGGGTGTGGAAAATGAGACCTATTCCTGCGGAACAGGTGTTACTGCAGCCGCGCTGGTTTTTCATCACAACGAAAACGGGTTTAACGCAGTCAACATAGAAACCCTTGGTGGAAAGCTTACCGTGCGATACCGCCGGGAGCCGGACGGCAGCTTTAACAGCATCTGGCTGAAAGGCCCTGCAGTACAGGTTTTCGAAGGCAGCATAAGCACAGAAACGCTATGA
- a CDS encoding nucleoside phosphorylase — translation MSRIAESELIINNRGAVYHLDLRPEELAGTVVTVGDPDRVAEFSKYFDTVEIRRQHREFVSHTGTVSGKRLTVLSSGIGPDNIDIVMNELDALVNIDFETREIRPELKSLNIIRVGTSGSLQADIPVDSFVASTHGLGLDNLLNFYRPEETDEEIQLLHSFVTHVQMQGLSTPYITGAAPSLLKHFVTDFHQGITVTCPGFYGPQGRVLRLGVRNPQLIDRLTDFSFGQHRITNFEMETSAIFGLGKLLGHHCLALNAIVANRIVKEFSKDGKAAVEQLIRKFLETFKNNF, via the coding sequence ATGAGCAGGATCGCAGAATCGGAATTGATCATCAATAACAGGGGGGCCGTTTACCACCTGGATCTTCGTCCGGAGGAACTGGCGGGCACTGTGGTTACCGTCGGCGACCCGGACAGGGTGGCTGAATTCAGCAAATATTTCGACACCGTAGAGATCAGGCGTCAGCACCGGGAATTTGTATCCCATACCGGTACCGTCAGCGGCAAACGGCTTACGGTTTTGTCTTCCGGGATCGGTCCGGACAATATAGATATAGTGATGAACGAGCTGGATGCGCTTGTAAATATTGATTTTGAAACACGGGAGATCCGCCCGGAGCTGAAGTCGCTCAATATCATACGGGTGGGTACTTCCGGTTCCCTGCAGGCAGACATTCCTGTAGACAGTTTTGTGGCATCCACCCACGGGCTGGGGCTGGATAATCTTTTAAACTTTTACCGTCCGGAGGAAACCGATGAAGAAATTCAGTTGCTGCATTCGTTTGTTACCCATGTTCAGATGCAGGGACTGAGTACGCCCTATATAACAGGTGCTGCTCCTTCCCTTCTCAAGCATTTTGTCACCGATTTTCACCAGGGCATTACTGTAACCTGCCCGGGGTTTTATGGCCCTCAGGGAAGGGTGCTGCGCCTGGGCGTACGCAATCCGCAGCTTATTGACCGGTTGACCGATTTCAGTTTCGGTCAGCACCGGATCACCAACTTTGAAATGGAAACCTCCGCGATCTTTGGACTGGGCAAATTGCTGGGGCACCACTGTCTGGCATTAAATGCCATTGTTGCGAACCGGATCGTAAAAGAGTTCAGCAAGGACGGAAAAGCAGCCGTGGAGCAATTGATCCGGAAGTTCCTCGAAACATTCAAGAACAATTTCTAG